The Chitinophagaceae bacterium nucleotide sequence AAACCGTTATTAGCATGAAGAAGATTGAAACATCAATAGAAAAATTAAAAAGTGATATCGCTGATTATTACAAACCCGATCAGCATCATTTCATTGTAATGAATGCGGTTGACCTGGGAGAGAAGATGGAGATACAATGGTTCTTCAGCGATTATGCCTATCCCTGCGATACAACCTGTTTTTTTGCAATCGTTAATCCTGCTGAAGAAATTCCAAGCATCAAAGAGATTGTTGTGTCAGCATGGGTTGCAGAAGCTGAGCTGGTGGATTTGATGAATATCAAAATCGAAAACACCGAAAAAGGATTTGTACTGGAACCAGATTTTGAAAGCGGACCATTAAGAAAGAAAAAATAATTATGGGAAAGCAATATGAAATACCGGTAGGTGCCCAGCATATTTCACTGCTGGAGCCTCTCCATTTTAAGTTCACCACGGTGAATGAAAAAATTAAAAGTACCGAAGCGAATGTGTTTTATGTACACCGTGGTATAGAACTTGCCTGTTGTTCAAAGTTTAAATTCAGGCAGGTAAGTTTTGTGGTTGGACGTGTATGTGGTTTATGTTCAATTTCACATTCTACTGCTTATTCACAGGTAGCTGAAAAATTACTGAAGATTGAAATCCCAACAAGAGCAAAGTATTTGCGGATGCTGGTAATTGAACTCGACCGTATTCATTCACATTTATTATGTCTCAGCCATGTGGCAGAAAACTCCGGCTTTGAAGCATTGTTCATGAAAACCATGCAGTACAGGGAGTTTTCAATGGAAGTGTTAGAAGCTGTTTGCGGCAACCGTGTTCAATACGATTTTGCAATTGTGGGCGGAGTATCCCGTGATTTAAAACCTGAGATTGGCAGGTGGATTTTAGAGCGAATGAAAAGTTTTATGCCGCAGTTAGAAGAACTGGTTGACATCTATCAAAACAACTGGACACTGTCTTTAAAAAATAAAGGCATTGGCGTTCTTACAAAAGAAAATGCAATGCGGCTGAATGTAGTTGGACCGTTTGCAAGAGCTGCAGGTTTAGCAATTGATGTGCGTAACGAAACAGAAGACCTGTTACCGTGGAAAGAAGTTGGTTTTGAAATGATCACAGATACAGCAGGAGATGTACATGCAAGAAATATGCTGAGGCTTCGTGAAATCTATGTTTCTATCCGCATCATTGAAAACATCATTAACGGGTTACCGGAGTCAGCACTCATCACTGAAACAAAAGCATTTCCTGATGGAGAAGCAACCGTTCGGTTAGAAGCACCAAGGGGTGAATTGTTTTATTATGCCAAAGGAAATAAAACGCAGGTGCTGGAACGGTTAAAAATTAAAGCACCCACATTCTCCAATGTAGGGGCTATGGCTGAAACATTCAAAGGAAATGAATATGGAAGTGTTCCCGCTATTATTGCATCATATGACCCATGCCTTTCATGTACTGCGAGATAAAAAAGTAAGAAATGAAAACATTTTTTAAAGCACTTGGAAACGTATTAAAGAAACCGGTAACAACAAAGTACCCGTTTGAGCAAACCTATAAGCCCGATGACTACCGTGGTTTAATTGGTTTTGAAGAAAACCTTTGTATCTGGTGCCGCCGTTGTGAAACGGCCTGTCCTCCCGGAGCTATTGTTTTTTCACAGGATATGGAAGGGAAACAAACTTATCATTATAACAGGGCGGTTTGTATTTATTGCGGCGAATGTGTTCGTTCCTGTCCAAAAGAAGGAGCACTTTTCCAAACTGCTGAACCGGCTCCCTGTGCATTAAAAGCAGAAAACATCAACAACGGCTGGAACAAATTATTTGATGAAGCAATTGCAAGCCGTGAAGAGTATGCCGCTGAAAAGAAACGAAAAGCAGCAGCAGCAAAATCTGCGGAGGTAAAAAAAGATACAGAAAGCAAGGAAGGTTCTTAGTTATTCGTTCAACAACCTTATCCAATTCCTATGCATGAACTTTCTATAGCACACTCCATCTTATCCATTGCGGAAAATCGGCTCCGGAAGGCAAAGGAATTATTACAGCTGTATCCATGCAGATTGGTCAGCTCAGCAGCATTGAAATTGATTCTCTCCGTTTTGCTTTTGAAGCAATCAAATCAAATACTGTACTTGAAAAAGCCGAACTCAATATTGATATAATAGAAGGCGAAGCAAAATGCCTGGACTGTCAAACTGTGTTTCATCTCAACGCTTACGGCACTGCCTGTCCCAATTGTAAAAGCTATGGCGTCACGATTTTGAAAGGAACAGAAATGAAAATTCTCAGTCTTACAATTGATGAATAATTTCTTTTGGTGACTAAAGCATCTTCTGCAACAAAAAACTAACGATTGTACTGAAAAGGGAAAGATTACAGGTTTCAAAAAATTTTATGTCTTTCTTTTAATTATATCAATTACTTTTGTTCCTCAATTTTTTAAAGCAGTTGACAAACACAAATACATATCAAATTCAGGAAGTAAGTGCCAATAACAGCACTGCTAACTTCCATGTATTTTCCCCACGACCTCGACGCATCGTCTGATAGGACGAGCCCTTCACCAAGGCCCCTGTCAGTGAACAACTCCCCGGTAATACTCTTAGGATTGGTCATCCCGTTTTTGTTAAGCAATTACAGACATGGAACATCAGGATATTATTATACGTGTAGCCAATAGTGGCGATACCCAATATGCAGAAACTATCACCAGGGAAATGGAGGAAAGTGCCAAAGCCCGTGGTACAGGAATAGCCAAAAGAAGCCCCGAATATGTAGCCAATAAAATGGATGAAGGAAAAGCGGTGATCGCTTTAACTAATGATGGTGTATGGGTTGGCTTTTGTTATATTGAAACATGGAGCCACGGAGCATTTGTTGCCAACAGCGGATTAATCGTTTCTCCGGCTTTCAGAAAAAGCGGTGTGGCTAAAAGTATTAAAGAAAAAGTCTTCCAGCTTTCACGCCAGTTATTTCCCGATGCAAAAATCTTTGGTTTAACAACAGGTCTTGCAGTAATGAAGATCAACTCCGATCTTGGTTACGAACCCGTTACTTACAGCGAGCTTACACAGGATGAAGAATTCTGGGCCGGTTGTAAAAGTTGTGTGAACTATGATATCCTCATGAGCAAGGATCGAAAAAACTGTATGTGTACCGCCATGCTCTATGACCCAAAAGATCATTACGAGCCCGCTGAAACAAAACAATACTTCGAAGAAAATAAAAAAGGATTTGAACGCCTGCTCCGTTTCAAGGAATGGAAGCTGGTGAAAGCTTTTCTGCGCAAAGACAAGGATGAGAATGGCGGCAGCGAAAGCAGATCAAAAAAATCCTGCATTATTTTTTTCATTTATAATATTTGTAACCGGCAACTGTTCCCTGTTTGGACAGTTGTTGTGTCACACCCTTCTACGTTCAATAATTCTATTCTACTATGGTAAACAAAAAAATTGTACTCGGATTCAGTGGCGGACTTGATACTACTTATTGCGCCAAATACCTCAGCGATGAAATGGGATATGAAATTCACTCGGTAATTGTTAACACCGGGGGATTCAGTGAAGAAGAGTTGAAAAAGATTGAAGCACATGCATACAAGCTTGGCGTAAAAACACACACAACAGTTGATGCGGTGAAAGGTTATTACGAACGCATCATTAAATACTTAGTGTTTGGCAATTGCTTAAAAAATAATACATATCCATTAAGTGTAAGTGCCGAACGTTTAAGCCAGGCTTTACATATTGCAGAACATGCAAAGAAATTAAATGCTGATGCAGTAGCACACGGAAGCACAGGAGCTGGCAATGACCAGGTTCGTTTTGATATGATTTTTCATATCATGATTCCCGGAGTGGAAATCATCACACCCATCCGAGATATGAAACTGAGCCGTGAAGATGAAATCACTTACTTAAAAAGTAAGGGAGTGGAAATGAACTTTGAAAAAGCAGCTTACTCGATTAATAAGGGACTGTGGGGAACAAGCATTGGCGGAAAAGAAACCCTCAACAGTAAAGGCATGTTACCCGAAGAAGCATGGCCAACGCAAGTAACTAAAACCGGAAGCGAAGAAGTTAAACTTCATTTCGAAAAAGGAGAACTGAAAGGAGTAAATGATCAGCAGTTTTCACACCCGGTTGAAGCCATCAACTATTTACAATCATTAGCAGGTCCTTATGGTATTGCAAGAGATATTCATGTGGGAGATACCATCATTGGTATTAAAGGAAGAGTTGGTTTTGAAGCAGCGGCACCAATGGTGATTTTGAAAGCACATCATGCGCTGGAGAAAAATGTACTTACCAAATGGCAGTTGCAATGGAAAGATACACTGGCGCAATTTTATGGCAACTGGATGCATGAAGGACAGATCCTTGATCCGGTGATGCGTGATCTTGAAGCTTATTTTGAAAGCAGTCAGCGGAATGTTACCGGTGATGTATTTGTGCAGCTGATGCCTTACCGTTTCCAGGTAATTGGTATTGAAAGCAAATATGATCTCATGAGTGCAAAGTTTGGTAAGTATGGTGAAATGAATACCGGGTTTACTGGAGATGATGTTAGAGGGTTTTCAAAGATCTTCGGCAATCAGACTTCTATCTGGACTGCTGTTCAGGCAGAGAATGAAAAATAACGAATGAAAAATTAAGAATGAGAAAGGATGTGCAGAGTTGTCTTCCACTTTTTCATTTAACATTTTTAATTCTTCATTTCTAATTACTAGTTATGAAAATAAAAGTTGGAATTATTGGCGGTGCAGGTTATACCGGCGGAGAATTGATCCGTTTACTGATCAATCATCCTGCTGCTGAACTTTCTTTTATTCACAGCAGAAGCAATGCAGGTAAACCTGTTTATACTGTTCACCAGGATTTATTTGGTGATACAGAGTTGAAGTTCACCGGTGAGCTTTCAAATGAAGCAGATGTATTGTTTTTATGTTTGGGTCATGGTGAATCAAAAAAGTTTTTAATAGAGAACACGATTGACGAAAAGATAAAAGTCATTGATCTGGCAAATGATTTCAGATTGCAGGTAGGTTCTCAAATCGGTAACCGCAAATTCATTTATGGATTACCTGAATTAAACAGGGAACAAATTAAATCTGCACAGAACATCGCCAACCCCGGCTGTTTTGCTACTACTTTACAACTTGGTATGTTGCCGTTGGCAAAAGCAGGTTTGCTGAAAGATGTATATACAACCGGTATCACGGGCACTACAGGTGCAGGGCAGGGTTTATCTGCTACCTCACATTTCAGTTGGAGAGCTAATAACATCCAGGCATATAAAACATTAACTCATCAGCACCTGGGAGAAATCGGCGAATCTCTTTTGCAGTTACAGCCCAACAGTGATATCACTGTCAACTTTGTTCCCTGGCGTGGCGATTTTACAAGAGGAATTTTTATCAGCTCACAAATGCATTGCAACTTGAGTTTAGTTGAGTTAAATAAACTTTACGAAGACTACTATGCAGGTGCTGTGTTTACACATGTAACAAAAGAGGCTGTTTTTTTAAAGCAGGTGGTGAATACAAATAAATGTATCATCCAGCTGGAGAAAGTTGGAGACATCGTGGTTGTACATTCAGCAGCAGATAATTTATTAAAGGGGGCAAGCGGTCAGGCTGTACAGAATATGAACCTGCTGTTTGGTCTCGATGAAAGAACAGGACTAAATTTAAAAGCAAACTATTTTTAATACGCTGAAAGCAGCATTAAGTAACAATTATGAATTTATTCGACGTTTACCCGCTTAACAATATCGCCATTACAAAAGCCAAAGGCAGTTATGTATGGGATGATAAAGGCGAGCAGTATTTGGATCTCTATGGCGGGCATGCTGTTATCAGTATTGGACATACTCATCCGCATTGGGTAAAACGAATTGAAGAGCAGTTAAATAAGATTGCTTTCTATTCCAACTCTATCAAAATTCCATTGCAGGAACAACTGGCAGAGAAATTGGGGAAGATTTCGGGAAAAGAAGACTATCAGCTCTTCTTATGCAATTCAGGTGCAGAAGCAAATGAAAATGCATTAAAACTTGCAAGCTTTTACAACGGAAGAAAAATGATTGTTGCCTTCAGCAAAGCATTTCACGGAAGAACATCGCTGGCTGTAAGTGCAACAGATAATAAAAATATTATTGCCCCGGTGAATGAAACCGACAACGTGATCTTTCTTCCGTTCAATGATCAACAGGCACTGGAAGATTGTTTTAAAGAGCAGGGTAAAGAAATTTCATCTGTTATCATTGAAGGGATACAGGGAGTTGGCGGTATTAATGTAGCGGACAGTTCTTTCCTGAAAAAAATCAGAACACTCTGTGATGAATATGGTGCTGTTTATATTGCCGACAGTGTGCAATGCGGTTATGGAAGAAGCGGAAAATTTTTCAGCCATGATTTATCCGGGGTCAATGCTGACATCTACAGCATGGCAAAAGGAATGGGCAACGGCTTCCCCATTGGTGGAATTATTATTGCTCCGCATATCAAGCCTAAGCATTTTATGCTGGGAACAACATTCGGTGGTAACCATTTAGCCTGTGCGGCAGCACTCGCTGTACTGGAAGTGATCGAAGAAGAAAAACTAATGGGCAATGCCGTGATGGTTGGAAAATACCTGAGAGAAGAGCTGGAAAAAATTGAAGAGCTGAAAAATGTAAGAGGAAAAGGATTGATGATTGGCTTTGATGTGCCCGAGGAGTTAAAAGACCTGAAGAAAAATTTACTGATCAACCAGAAAATATTTACAGGCGAAGCAAAACCAAATGTGATCCGTTTGCTGCCAAGCCTGGCATTGAAGAAAAGAGATGCAGAGCATTTCATTGAAGCCATTAAAGAAGAAATAGAAAAGTTGAAAGGATAATTCTTGTTATTAAAATTGAACTGCCTCGATCTTAAAATCGGGACAACTAAAATCAACATCGAAATTGAAACAGTTTATTTCCGTTCATGATGTAAAAGACATTAATGCTTTGGTTGAAAAAGCATTAGCGTATAAAGCAAACCCGTTAAAGGATCAGGAACTGGGTAAAGGCAAGCGCATGGGTTTGATTTTTTTAAACCCAAGTCTGCGTACAAGATTAAGCACGCAGATTGCTGCAGAGAATTTGGGCATGCATCCGATTGTGTTTAATGTGGGCAGCGAAGGCTGGAGCTGGGAATTTGAAGAAGAAGCCATCATGAGCGGTACATCCGTAGAACATGTAAAAGATGCAGCACCTATTCTGGGAAATTATTTTGATGTATTGGCGATCCGTACGTTTCCTTCTTTACAAAATAAGAAAGATGATTACAGTGAGTTATTCATCAAACAGTTTATTAAGTATGCAGGTGTTCCGGTTGTGAGCCTGGAAAGTGCAACACTTCATCCGCTCCAATCATTGACAGATATCATTACAATAAAGGAAACATTTACAGAAAAACGCAGACCTAAAATAGTTCTTACCTGGGCGCCACATATCAAACCCCTGCCGCAATGTGTGGCCAACAGTTTTGCACAATGGATCAACGCATGGGGAGAAGCAGACTTTGTGATTACACATCCCGAAGATTATGAACTGGATGAACAATTCACACAAGGAGCAACCATCACACATAACCAGGACGAAGCATTGAAGGATGCTGATTTTGTGTATGTAAAAAACTGGAGCACTTATACAGACTACGGAAGAATTTATTGTAACGACCCTGCGTGGATGCTGACAGAAGAAAAACTAAAAGCAACCAACGAAGCTAAAATTATGCATTGTCTTCCGGTAAGAAGAAATGTGGAACTGAGCGATGAAGTACTGGATAGTAAGAACAGTATAGTAACACAGGAAGCAAGTAACAGGGTGTGGGCTGCACAAACAGTTTTATCAGAAATTTTAAAAGCAAATGGATAAGCTGATAGTCATAAAGATTGGAGGAAACATTATTGATGATGAAACAAAACTCTCATCGTTCCTGCAGTCATTTGCTTCTGTTGAAGGAAAGAAAATTCTTGTACACGGTGGCGGCAAGGTTGCTACAAAGATTGGTGAAGGACTTGGGATAGAAAGTAAGTACGTTGATGGAAGAAGAATAACTGATGCTGCTACCATTGATCTTGTAACAATGGTCTATGCAGGACTCATCAATAAAAAACTGATTGCACAGCTTCAATCACTTAACTGTAATGCAATTGGTGTTACTGGTGCTGATGGGAATTTAATTCCTGCAAATAAGCGCCCTATAAAAGAAATTGATTATGGATTTGTGGGCGATGTACTGTCAGAAAAAATTACAACAGACAGCTGGAAGCATCTGTTAAACAATGGATTTATTCCGGTAGTGGCGCCAATTACACATGATGGCAAAGGACAATTATTAAATACCAATGCAGATACTATTGCACAAGAAGTGGCAAAAGCGATGAGCAGCCTGTACGAAGTGCAACTGGTATATTCATTTGAAAAAAGCGGAGTGTTGCTCGATGCAGATGATGACTCAACAGTTATTGCTCAGATCAACCCATCAGCTTATCAGCGTTTAAAAAGTGAAGGAAAAATATTTGCAGGCATGATCCCCAAACTGGATAATGCATTTGCAGCATTGAACAGCGGAGTTAAAAAAGTTATCATCGGTAAAGCCGAAGAATTAAACGGGTTAATAGAGGGAACAAAAGGAACAACCATTAATAATCAGTTATGAGCGAACAAATAAACATATTACAGCAGCAGGCTATTGAGTTATTAAAAGAATTGATTGCCACTCCTTCTTTCAGTAAAGAAGAAGAAGAAACAGCAGCAATCATCGGCAAATTTTTTGCACTCAAAGGGATACCTGCAAACAGGGTTGGCAATAATATTTATGCATTGAATAAAAATTATGATGTAGCCAAACCTTCTATTCTGCTGAACTCACATCATGATACGGTAAAGCCCAACAAAGGATATACACAGGATCCGTTTACGCCTATTGAAAAAGAGGGAAAGCTGTTTGGTCTTGGCAGCAATGATGCCGGCGGTTGTCTTGTTTCACTTATAGCTACGTTTTTGCATTTTTATAAAAAGGAAAACCTCTCACACAATATTGTATTTGCTGCTAGTGCAGAGGAAGAGATAAGTGGTGTAAATGGAATTGAGCTTGTTCTTCCTTATCTCGGCAATATCAACTTTGGTATTGTTGGTGAGCCAACTAAAATGGAAATGGCCGTTGCTGAAAGGGGGCTGATGGTGATTGACTGTGTTGCTAATGGCAAAGCTGGTCATGCTGCAAGAAACGAAGGGGTGAATGCTTTGTATATTGCCATTGAGGATATTGACTGGATCCGTAATTGTAAGTTTGATAAAGTAAGTCCGCTGTTAGGCGAATCAAGAATGACTGTAACAATCATTGGTACAGACAACCAGCAGCACAATGTGGTTCCACCGCAATGTAAATTTGTGATTGATGCCCGGGTAAATGAACTGTATACATTTGATGAAATACTGGATTCACTGAAACAAAACCTGAAGAGCCAGTTCAAACCACGTACAACAAGAATGAAATCAACTTCAATACCAATGGATCATCCGTTGATCAAAGCAGGTATTGAATTGGGCAGGGGGTATTATGGTTCACCTACAACAAGTGATAAAGCTTTGATGCCTTTTCCAGCTTTAAAGATGGGTCCCGGTGACAGTGCAAGAAGTCATACTGCAGATGAATTTATATATATAGACGAAATAAAAGAAGGGATAGAATTATACATCAAACTCTTAAACGCCATTCTATGAAGCTTTGGAGCAAAGAAAACAGCAGCACATCTGCATTGGTAGAACAGTTTACCGTTGGCCGTGATAAAGAATTCGATCTGCTTTTGGCGAAGTATGATGTGCAGGGCTCCATTGCCCATGTGACAATGCTGGGTGAAGTGGGTTTGATGACAAAGAAAGAAACATCTATTGCAATCAATGGACTGGAAGAAATTCTGTCAACTATTGAGTTGGGTTCTTTCGTTATTGAAGAAGGAATTGAAGATGTACACTCACAGGTTGAATATCTTCTTACACAAAAAATTGGTGATACAGGAAAGAAAATTCACAGCGGCAGAAGCAGGAACGACCAGGTGGCTGTTGATATCAAACTTTATCTCCGTGCAGAAATCATCAGCATCAAAAATGAAGTAAAAAACCTGTTTGATTTGCTGGTTGTACAAAGTGAGAAAAACAAAAACGGTTTATTACCCGGCTATACGCATTTACAAATTGCCATGCCATCTTCTGTTGGTTTGTGGTTAGGTGCATATGCAGAAAGTTTAGTGGATGATATGGAACTGCTTGCAGCTGCTTATCATGTTGCCAATAAAAACCCATTGGGAAGTGGTGCCGGTTACGGTTCTTCTTTTCCACTCAACAGAAAAAGAACAACAGCTCTGCTGCAGTTTGAAACA carries:
- the argH gene encoding argininosuccinate lyase, with product MKLWSKENSSTSALVEQFTVGRDKEFDLLLAKYDVQGSIAHVTMLGEVGLMTKKETSIAINGLEEILSTIELGSFVIEEGIEDVHSQVEYLLTQKIGDTGKKIHSGRSRNDQVAVDIKLYLRAEIISIKNEVKNLFDLLVVQSEKNKNGLLPGYTHLQIAMPSSVGLWLGAYAESLVDDMELLAAAYHVANKNPLGSGAGYGSSFPLNRKRTTALLQFETLNWNSVYAQMSRGKTEKFAAIGLSGFAASLSKLSMDCCLYMNQNFAFISFPDELTTGSSIMPHKKNPDVFELIRAKCNRIQSIPNELTLLINNLPSGYHRDLQLTKEILFPAIEELKACLQLMQLMLSNMQVRENILVDEKYKYLFSVEAVNELVNKGVPFREAYQQVGNAINKGEFEFDLQQLHHTHEGSIGNLCTSEIIQEMDSVLSEFRA
- a CDS encoding aspartate aminotransferase family protein produces the protein MNLFDVYPLNNIAITKAKGSYVWDDKGEQYLDLYGGHAVISIGHTHPHWVKRIEEQLNKIAFYSNSIKIPLQEQLAEKLGKISGKEDYQLFLCNSGAEANENALKLASFYNGRKMIVAFSKAFHGRTSLAVSATDNKNIIAPVNETDNVIFLPFNDQQALEDCFKEQGKEISSVIIEGIQGVGGINVADSSFLKKIRTLCDEYGAVYIADSVQCGYGRSGKFFSHDLSGVNADIYSMAKGMGNGFPIGGIIIAPHIKPKHFMLGTTFGGNHLACAAALAVLEVIEEEKLMGNAVMVGKYLREELEKIEELKNVRGKGLMIGFDVPEELKDLKKNLLINQKIFTGEAKPNVIRLLPSLALKKRDAEHFIEAIKEEIEKLKG
- a CDS encoding N-acetyl-gamma-glutamyl-phosphate reductase; the protein is MKIKVGIIGGAGYTGGELIRLLINHPAAELSFIHSRSNAGKPVYTVHQDLFGDTELKFTGELSNEADVLFLCLGHGESKKFLIENTIDEKIKVIDLANDFRLQVGSQIGNRKFIYGLPELNREQIKSAQNIANPGCFATTLQLGMLPLAKAGLLKDVYTTGITGTTGAGQGLSATSHFSWRANNIQAYKTLTHQHLGEIGESLLQLQPNSDITVNFVPWRGDFTRGIFISSQMHCNLSLVELNKLYEDYYAGAVFTHVTKEAVFLKQVVNTNKCIIQLEKVGDIVVVHSAADNLLKGASGQAVQNMNLLFGLDERTGLNLKANYF
- the argG gene encoding argininosuccinate synthase is translated as MVNKKIVLGFSGGLDTTYCAKYLSDEMGYEIHSVIVNTGGFSEEELKKIEAHAYKLGVKTHTTVDAVKGYYERIIKYLVFGNCLKNNTYPLSVSAERLSQALHIAEHAKKLNADAVAHGSTGAGNDQVRFDMIFHIMIPGVEIITPIRDMKLSREDEITYLKSKGVEMNFEKAAYSINKGLWGTSIGGKETLNSKGMLPEEAWPTQVTKTGSEEVKLHFEKGELKGVNDQQFSHPVEAINYLQSLAGPYGIARDIHVGDTIIGIKGRVGFEAAAPMVILKAHHALEKNVLTKWQLQWKDTLAQFYGNWMHEGQILDPVMRDLEAYFESSQRNVTGDVFVQLMPYRFQVIGIESKYDLMSAKFGKYGEMNTGFTGDDVRGFSKIFGNQTSIWTAVQAENEK
- a CDS encoding hydrogenase maturation nickel metallochaperone HypA is translated as MQIGQLSSIEIDSLRFAFEAIKSNTVLEKAELNIDIIEGEAKCLDCQTVFHLNAYGTACPNCKSYGVTILKGTEMKILSLTIDE
- a CDS encoding NADH-quinone oxidoreductase subunit C, yielding MKKIETSIEKLKSDIADYYKPDQHHFIVMNAVDLGEKMEIQWFFSDYAYPCDTTCFFAIVNPAEEIPSIKEIVVSAWVAEAELVDLMNIKIENTEKGFVLEPDFESGPLRKKK
- a CDS encoding 4Fe-4S dicluster domain-containing protein gives rise to the protein MKTFFKALGNVLKKPVTTKYPFEQTYKPDDYRGLIGFEENLCIWCRRCETACPPGAIVFSQDMEGKQTYHYNRAVCIYCGECVRSCPKEGALFQTAEPAPCALKAENINNGWNKLFDEAIASREEYAAEKKRKAAAAKSAEVKKDTESKEGS
- a CDS encoding M20 family metallo-hydrolase, encoding MSEQINILQQQAIELLKELIATPSFSKEEEETAAIIGKFFALKGIPANRVGNNIYALNKNYDVAKPSILLNSHHDTVKPNKGYTQDPFTPIEKEGKLFGLGSNDAGGCLVSLIATFLHFYKKENLSHNIVFAASAEEEISGVNGIELVLPYLGNINFGIVGEPTKMEMAVAERGLMVIDCVANGKAGHAARNEGVNALYIAIEDIDWIRNCKFDKVSPLLGESRMTVTIIGTDNQQHNVVPPQCKFVIDARVNELYTFDEILDSLKQNLKSQFKPRTTRMKSTSIPMDHPLIKAGIELGRGYYGSPTTSDKALMPFPALKMGPGDSARSHTADEFIYIDEIKEGIELYIKLLNAIL
- a CDS encoding N-acetylornithine carbamoyltransferase; this encodes MKQFISVHDVKDINALVEKALAYKANPLKDQELGKGKRMGLIFLNPSLRTRLSTQIAAENLGMHPIVFNVGSEGWSWEFEEEAIMSGTSVEHVKDAAPILGNYFDVLAIRTFPSLQNKKDDYSELFIKQFIKYAGVPVVSLESATLHPLQSLTDIITIKETFTEKRRPKIVLTWAPHIKPLPQCVANSFAQWINAWGEADFVITHPEDYELDEQFTQGATITHNQDEALKDADFVYVKNWSTYTDYGRIYCNDPAWMLTEEKLKATNEAKIMHCLPVRRNVELSDEVLDSKNSIVTQEASNRVWAAQTVLSEILKANG
- a CDS encoding nickel-dependent hydrogenase large subunit: MGKQYEIPVGAQHISLLEPLHFKFTTVNEKIKSTEANVFYVHRGIELACCSKFKFRQVSFVVGRVCGLCSISHSTAYSQVAEKLLKIEIPTRAKYLRMLVIELDRIHSHLLCLSHVAENSGFEALFMKTMQYREFSMEVLEAVCGNRVQYDFAIVGGVSRDLKPEIGRWILERMKSFMPQLEELVDIYQNNWTLSLKNKGIGVLTKENAMRLNVVGPFARAAGLAIDVRNETEDLLPWKEVGFEMITDTAGDVHARNMLRLREIYVSIRIIENIINGLPESALITETKAFPDGEATVRLEAPRGELFYYAKGNKTQVLERLKIKAPTFSNVGAMAETFKGNEYGSVPAIIASYDPCLSCTAR
- the argB gene encoding acetylglutamate kinase translates to MDKLIVIKIGGNIIDDETKLSSFLQSFASVEGKKILVHGGGKVATKIGEGLGIESKYVDGRRITDAATIDLVTMVYAGLINKKLIAQLQSLNCNAIGVTGADGNLIPANKRPIKEIDYGFVGDVLSEKITTDSWKHLLNNGFIPVVAPITHDGKGQLLNTNADTIAQEVAKAMSSLYEVQLVYSFEKSGVLLDADDDSTVIAQINPSAYQRLKSEGKIFAGMIPKLDNAFAALNSGVKKVIIGKAEELNGLIEGTKGTTINNQL